The Neomonachus schauinslandi chromosome 11, ASM220157v2, whole genome shotgun sequence genome contains a region encoding:
- the DDX6 gene encoding probable ATP-dependent RNA helicase DDX6 isoform X1 has translation MSTARTENPVIMGLSSQNGQLRGPVKPSGGPGGGGTQTQQQMNQLKNTNTINNGTQQQAQSMTTTIKPGDDWKKTLKLPPKDLRIKTSDVTSTKGNEFEDYCLKRELLMGIFEMGWEKPSPIQEESIPIALSGRDILARAKNGTGKSGAYLIPLLERLDLKKDNIQAMVIVPTRELALQVSQICIQVSKHMGGAKVMATTGGTNLRDDIMRLDDTVHVVIATPGRILDLIKKGVAKVDHVQMIVLDEADKLLSQDFVQIMEDIILTLPKNRQILLYSATFPLSVQKFMNSHLQKPYEINLMEELTLKGVTQYYAYVTERQKVHCLNTLFSRLQINQSIIFCNSSQRVELLAKKISQLGYSCFYIHAKMRQEHRNRVFHDFRNGLCRNLVCTDLFTRGIDIQAVNVVINFDFPKLAETYLHRIGRSGRFGHLGLAINLITYDDRFNLKSIEEQLGTEIKPIPSNIDKSLYVAEYHSEPVEDEKP, from the exons ATGAGCACGGCCAGAACAGAGAACCCTGTTATAATGGGTCTATCCAGTCAAAATGGTCAGCTGAGGGGCCCTGTGAAGCCCAGTGGTGGCCCCGGAGGAGGGGGCACACAGACACAGCAACAGATGAACCAGCTGAAAAATACCAACACAATCAATAATGGCACTCAGCAGCAAGCACAGAGTATGACCACCACTATTAA ACCTGGTGATGACtggaaaaagactttaaaactcCCTCCAAAGGATCTAAGAATCAAAACTTCG GATGTGACCTccacaaaaggaaatgagtttGAAGATTATTGTTTGAAACGGGAGTTACTGATGGGAATTTTTGAAATGGGCTGGGAAAAGCCATCTCCTATTCAG GAGGAGAGCATTCCCATTGCTTTATCTGGTAGGGATATCTTAGCTAGAGCAAAAAATGGAACAGGCAAGAGCGGTGCCTACCTCATTCCCTTACTTGAACGGCTAGACCTGAAGAAGGACAATATACAAG caATGGTGATTGTTCCCACTAGAGAACTTGCTCTACAGGTCAGTCAAATTTGCATCCAGGTCAGCAAGCACATGGGAGGGGCCAAAGTGATGGCAACCACAGGAGGAACCAATTTACGGGATGACATAATGAGGCTTGATGACACAG TGCATGTGGTGATAGCTACCCCTGGAAGAATCCTGGATCTTATCAAGAAAGGAGTAGCAAAAGTTGATCATGTCCAGATGATAGTTTTGGATGAG GCAGATAAGTTGCTGTCACAGGATTTTGTGCAGATAATGGAGGATATTATTCTCACGCTACCTAAAAACAGACAGATTTTATTATATTCCGCTACTTTCCCTCTTAGTGTACAGAAGTTCATG aattcccATTTGCAGAAACCCTATGAGATTAACCTGATGGAGGAACTAACTTTGAAGGGAGTAACCCAGTACTACGCCTATGTAACTGAGCGCCAAAAAGTACACTGCCTCAACACACTTTTCTCCAGG cTTCAGATAAACCAGTCGATCATTTTCTGTAACTCCTCTCAGCGAGTTGAATTGCTAGCCAAGAAGATTTCTCAACTGGGTTATTCTTGCTTCTATATCCATGCTAAAATGAGGCAG GAACATCGAAATCGTGTATTTCATGATTTCCGAAATGGCTTATGCCGCAATCTTGTTTGCACTG atttgtttaccCGAGGTATTGATATACAAGCTGTGAATGTGGTAATTAACTTTGACTTCCCAAAGCTGGCAGAGACCTATCTCCATCGTATTGGAAGATCAg gtcGCTTTGGTCATCTTGGCTTAGCCATCAACTTGATCACATATGATGATCGCTTCAACCTGAAAAGTATTGAGGAGCAGCTGGGAACAGAGATTAAACCGATCCCAAGCAACATTGACAAGAGCCTGTATGTGGCAGAATACCACAGCGAGCCTGTAGAAGACGAGAAACCTTAA
- the DDX6 gene encoding probable ATP-dependent RNA helicase DDX6 isoform X2, whose amino-acid sequence MSTARTENPVIMGLSSQNGQLRGPVKPSGGPGGGGTQTQQQMNQLKNTNTINNGTQQQAQSMTTTIKPGDDWKKTLKLPPKDLRIKTSDVTSTKGNEFEDYCLKRELLMGIFEMGWEKPSPIQVSQICIQVSKHMGGAKVMATTGGTNLRDDIMRLDDTVHVVIATPGRILDLIKKGVAKVDHVQMIVLDEADKLLSQDFVQIMEDIILTLPKNRQILLYSATFPLSVQKFMNSHLQKPYEINLMEELTLKGVTQYYAYVTERQKVHCLNTLFSRLQINQSIIFCNSSQRVELLAKKISQLGYSCFYIHAKMRQEHRNRVFHDFRNGLCRNLVCTDLFTRGIDIQAVNVVINFDFPKLAETYLHRIGRSGRFGHLGLAINLITYDDRFNLKSIEEQLGTEIKPIPSNIDKSLYVAEYHSEPVEDEKP is encoded by the exons ATGAGCACGGCCAGAACAGAGAACCCTGTTATAATGGGTCTATCCAGTCAAAATGGTCAGCTGAGGGGCCCTGTGAAGCCCAGTGGTGGCCCCGGAGGAGGGGGCACACAGACACAGCAACAGATGAACCAGCTGAAAAATACCAACACAATCAATAATGGCACTCAGCAGCAAGCACAGAGTATGACCACCACTATTAA ACCTGGTGATGACtggaaaaagactttaaaactcCCTCCAAAGGATCTAAGAATCAAAACTTCG GATGTGACCTccacaaaaggaaatgagtttGAAGATTATTGTTTGAAACGGGAGTTACTGATGGGAATTTTTGAAATGGGCTGGGAAAAGCCATCTCCTATTCAG GTCAGTCAAATTTGCATCCAGGTCAGCAAGCACATGGGAGGGGCCAAAGTGATGGCAACCACAGGAGGAACCAATTTACGGGATGACATAATGAGGCTTGATGACACAG TGCATGTGGTGATAGCTACCCCTGGAAGAATCCTGGATCTTATCAAGAAAGGAGTAGCAAAAGTTGATCATGTCCAGATGATAGTTTTGGATGAG GCAGATAAGTTGCTGTCACAGGATTTTGTGCAGATAATGGAGGATATTATTCTCACGCTACCTAAAAACAGACAGATTTTATTATATTCCGCTACTTTCCCTCTTAGTGTACAGAAGTTCATG aattcccATTTGCAGAAACCCTATGAGATTAACCTGATGGAGGAACTAACTTTGAAGGGAGTAACCCAGTACTACGCCTATGTAACTGAGCGCCAAAAAGTACACTGCCTCAACACACTTTTCTCCAGG cTTCAGATAAACCAGTCGATCATTTTCTGTAACTCCTCTCAGCGAGTTGAATTGCTAGCCAAGAAGATTTCTCAACTGGGTTATTCTTGCTTCTATATCCATGCTAAAATGAGGCAG GAACATCGAAATCGTGTATTTCATGATTTCCGAAATGGCTTATGCCGCAATCTTGTTTGCACTG atttgtttaccCGAGGTATTGATATACAAGCTGTGAATGTGGTAATTAACTTTGACTTCCCAAAGCTGGCAGAGACCTATCTCCATCGTATTGGAAGATCAg gtcGCTTTGGTCATCTTGGCTTAGCCATCAACTTGATCACATATGATGATCGCTTCAACCTGAAAAGTATTGAGGAGCAGCTGGGAACAGAGATTAAACCGATCCCAAGCAACATTGACAAGAGCCTGTATGTGGCAGAATACCACAGCGAGCCTGTAGAAGACGAGAAACCTTAA